Proteins encoded in a region of the Pseudomonas sp. GOM7 genome:
- a CDS encoding conjugal transfer protein TraG N-terminal domain-containing protein — protein MMTHSYLEYFLTLLGWILNNSLTDLLIGTGLAVLPLAFVIASSFLKARDQGADEGNKGVLAMTWVETRVYTMVFISIFGFIPFVPIQLGVIKIDSSRSDQCGRSVVQPANTGWGQSFSSLNGQSAKVPMWWFLVHTISKGVTTAAVASIPCGTELRQAQIEIDEMRLTDPYLRQEVGDFVRDCYANARVALFDERPALTEEQKIDVGWIGSKFFMSTAGYYDQEYSRTPRANWPYDSTRDAGLPQNAGGGFPKCKQWWADSGIGLRDRLIEQIPPTTWERVRNAITFTSQAESENALIRTLVSPKRQRLTEGGIYPSYSSLDPSALGYVGGAAAAVGTGLGSVAFFPMMHAVRETIPSVLAYTIMMAIIALPLVLVISAFDIKAFVTCTILMFALYFLHFWFELARWLDSRLLQALYASGGPNFGEGILDFSADPAGDMYMDFATALMFLVVPAIWLGLLGWAGVKGGNFAGNAIDSAGKGVGNAQKSGQDKIDPV, from the coding sequence ATGATGACGCACAGCTACTTGGAGTATTTCCTCACCCTGCTGGGCTGGATCCTCAACAACAGCCTGACAGACCTCCTGATCGGAACCGGCCTGGCCGTACTCCCCTTGGCATTTGTGATCGCCAGCAGCTTCCTCAAAGCGCGTGACCAAGGGGCTGACGAAGGCAACAAGGGTGTGCTGGCCATGACCTGGGTTGAAACTCGGGTCTACACCATGGTCTTCATCAGCATTTTTGGCTTCATTCCCTTCGTGCCCATCCAGCTCGGGGTGATCAAGATCGACAGCAGCCGATCCGATCAATGCGGTCGATCCGTCGTGCAACCTGCTAATACGGGGTGGGGTCAGAGTTTCAGCTCCCTGAATGGACAAAGCGCCAAGGTGCCAATGTGGTGGTTCCTCGTTCACACAATCTCCAAAGGTGTGACAACCGCTGCGGTTGCCAGCATCCCTTGTGGAACAGAGCTTCGTCAGGCGCAGATCGAGATCGACGAAATGCGCCTGACTGATCCTTACCTGCGCCAAGAGGTCGGTGATTTCGTAAGGGACTGCTATGCGAACGCCCGAGTGGCGCTATTCGATGAGCGCCCAGCCCTGACCGAGGAACAGAAGATCGATGTCGGCTGGATTGGTAGCAAGTTCTTCATGAGCACCGCTGGCTACTACGACCAGGAGTACTCGCGCACTCCTCGAGCTAACTGGCCGTATGACTCAACGCGTGATGCTGGCCTGCCCCAGAACGCCGGCGGAGGCTTTCCCAAATGCAAGCAGTGGTGGGCTGACTCAGGCATCGGTCTTCGAGATCGGTTGATTGAGCAGATACCGCCTACGACCTGGGAGCGGGTGCGCAACGCCATTACCTTCACATCCCAGGCCGAGTCCGAGAATGCACTGATTCGCACACTGGTAAGCCCCAAGCGGCAGCGCCTGACAGAAGGCGGCATTTACCCCAGCTACAGCTCTCTCGATCCGTCTGCCCTCGGCTACGTTGGCGGAGCTGCTGCTGCCGTAGGCACCGGACTGGGCAGTGTCGCGTTCTTCCCGATGATGCATGCAGTGAGGGAGACAATCCCATCGGTGCTCGCCTACACCATCATGATGGCCATCATTGCCCTACCCCTGGTGCTCGTCATTAGTGCATTTGACATCAAGGCATTCGTTACTTGCACCATCCTGATGTTCGCTCTGTACTTCCTGCACTTCTGGTTTGAACTTGCACGCTGGCTGGACAGCCGATTGCTTCAGGCGCTTTATGCTAGCGGCGGGCCGAATTTTGGAGAGGGAATACTCGACTTCTCCGCCGACCCTGCCGGAGACATGTACATGGACTTCGCTACAGCTTTGATGTTTCTAGTTGTCCCGGCGATATGGCTGGGACTGTTAGGATGGGCAGGCGTCAAAGGAGGTAACTTTGCCGGAAACGCAATAGACTCTGCCGGAAAGGGTGTAGGCAATGCTCAAAAGAGCGGACAGGACAAAATAGACCCTGTATGA
- a CDS encoding TIGR03756 family integrating conjugative element protein — translation MRMTVSSKALGVLCLSFCGNTFALNTATITASTLSPTCLDYRVVGICYWLFCTVAGCKVRTSVKVRHYIPETVVSSYSQTGNNPWVEVAPLSMPNPLAMDGGEDQSSSKYSSLRFKNADVVGHPGGYALSQFASQSGYACATGASPYMPYFLSTLDSLAWRHSVPELMYPEALIPGMREIGSTADNWGHLYPRTGWVNQTNDYKAAAVVAQRAADIFTQRFQPHVYQPLTPSSRAGYWPPGKIKEGDSSTHKWQALWPKLEMTCATFPDTGLLDPVISDSAFNHSEEGSYAWSLWRPYSCCQRRGQIFLGSVDFQ, via the coding sequence ATGCGTATGACAGTCTCCTCGAAAGCACTGGGTGTCCTGTGCTTGAGTTTCTGCGGCAACACCTTCGCCCTCAATACCGCCACGATCACAGCTTCAACGCTGTCTCCTACATGCCTGGATTATCGGGTTGTGGGTATCTGTTATTGGCTCTTCTGCACTGTCGCGGGTTGCAAGGTCAGAACATCGGTCAAGGTGCGTCATTACATTCCCGAGACGGTGGTATCGAGCTACTCGCAAACGGGAAATAACCCTTGGGTAGAAGTCGCACCATTGAGCATGCCCAATCCGCTGGCAATGGACGGTGGAGAAGACCAGTCATCGTCTAAATACAGCAGCCTGCGCTTCAAGAACGCAGATGTGGTTGGGCACCCTGGTGGTTATGCCCTTTCACAATTCGCCTCACAGTCTGGATACGCCTGCGCCACCGGCGCCTCACCCTACATGCCCTATTTCCTGAGCACTCTGGACTCGCTCGCCTGGCGACATAGCGTCCCGGAGTTGATGTATCCAGAAGCACTGATACCGGGTATGCGCGAGATCGGCTCGACTGCAGACAACTGGGGGCATCTCTACCCACGCACTGGCTGGGTCAACCAGACCAACGATTACAAAGCGGCCGCAGTGGTCGCACAGCGCGCTGCAGATATCTTCACCCAGCGTTTTCAGCCCCATGTCTACCAACCTCTGACCCCCTCATCCCGTGCCGGTTATTGGCCCCCAGGGAAGATCAAAGAGGGCGACTCCAGCACTCATAAATGGCAAGCACTGTGGCCAAAGCTGGAGATGACGTGCGCAACCTTCCCCGATACTGGTCTGCTGGATCCGGTCATCAGTGATAGCGCTTTCAACCACTCAGAGGAAGGCAGCTATGCCTGGTCGCTTTGGAGGCCTTATTCATGCTGCCAGCGACGTGGGCAGATTTTCCTCGGCTCAGTGGATTTCCAATAG
- a CDS encoding TIGR03749 family integrating conjugative element protein, whose protein sequence is MRAKLLLTLAVIGLCTSASIAHAVEVFKWNRVPLPIQLSVGHERIVFIDRNVSVGAPRSLTGKLRIQSVAGAVYLLANEAFTPSRLQLRDDESGEIILLDIATTDNAGQLEPAKVVTGDRVSTGAQGDSTGQASREPAVEAAPARTPAPVALTRYAAQMMYAPLRTVEALPHVQQVPVRLTGHIQTLAPTLDIDAMALGAWSLGSFTVTAVRLVNRRRERLQLDPRDLQGDLYAATFQHNDLGPAGTPADTTTVYVVTRDKSLELALPPTPGVGVSDRE, encoded by the coding sequence GTGAGAGCGAAACTACTCCTAACGCTAGCGGTTATTGGGCTCTGCACCAGCGCCTCCATCGCTCATGCGGTTGAAGTGTTCAAGTGGAATCGCGTACCTCTACCGATTCAGCTCTCTGTTGGCCATGAGCGTATCGTCTTCATTGATCGCAACGTGAGTGTTGGAGCACCTCGTTCCCTGACCGGCAAGCTGCGTATCCAGAGCGTTGCAGGTGCAGTGTATCTGCTTGCCAATGAGGCGTTTACGCCAAGTCGGCTACAGCTACGAGACGATGAATCTGGTGAGATCATCCTGCTCGACATCGCCACCACTGATAATGCCGGCCAGCTCGAACCGGCGAAGGTCGTCACGGGCGATAGAGTCTCGACTGGCGCCCAGGGCGATTCGACGGGGCAGGCAAGCAGGGAACCTGCAGTAGAAGCTGCACCTGCCAGAACACCTGCCCCGGTCGCGCTGACCCGCTATGCCGCGCAGATGATGTATGCCCCCCTCAGAACAGTGGAGGCCTTACCCCATGTGCAGCAAGTTCCGGTCAGGTTGACTGGGCATATCCAAACGCTTGCCCCCACTCTCGATATCGATGCTATGGCACTGGGGGCGTGGAGCCTGGGGTCATTCACGGTTACTGCTGTTCGACTCGTGAACCGCCGCCGTGAGCGCCTTCAACTGGATCCGCGAGACCTGCAGGGTGATCTTTACGCTGCGACCTTCCAGCACAACGACCTCGGCCCGGCCGGCACGCCGGCAGATACGACAACGGTCTATGTCGTGACGCGCGACAAGTCTTTAGAGCTGGCTTTGCCACCAACGCCGGGCGTGGGAGTTTCTGACCGTGAGTAA
- a CDS encoding TIGR03752 family integrating conjugative element protein encodes MSNPILKLIVALALVITLVVFVLWPSSELPETAPAKQAALDKTLTVEELEALGLVGDTPKDTVATLVGQVKAMREDLEHVAQENKRLIDENERLRGERRNIDQTVERAVENVKQESQSQANQLTSVLDKLQGELDQLKQRGSGYDDIPLGLGLEGNGLGAESISPGKADELVWHSPLDTIATDRSGNRKEPSAFPSSFSSLSGSLADLDDNPISDSQRSLRANLKGERDIGEATPRFTIPENSTLMGSVAMTAMIGRVPIQGSVTDPYPFKVLIGADNLISNGIELPDVESAVVSGTATGDWTLSCVSGAINSITFTFQDGRVRTVPAPQAVASGQSNSSQRSTIGWISDPYGVPCIAGTRKSNASQFIASQFLMGGLAAAGEAYANQETTTTADSSGSSSAVTGNLGNYILGKAGAGGMEDVRKWAMERYGQTFDAVYVPPGQEVAIHITSQIPIDYELNGRKVKYESSQSALLDLD; translated from the coding sequence GTGAGTAATCCCATCCTGAAGCTCATCGTAGCCCTGGCGCTGGTCATAACCCTTGTGGTCTTCGTTCTATGGCCGAGCAGTGAGCTGCCAGAAACTGCCCCAGCAAAACAGGCCGCTCTTGATAAAACACTGACTGTCGAAGAGCTCGAGGCGCTTGGGCTTGTAGGTGATACACCGAAGGATACGGTGGCCACCCTCGTCGGTCAGGTGAAGGCTATGCGAGAGGATCTAGAGCACGTCGCACAGGAAAACAAGCGCCTCATCGATGAGAACGAACGACTGCGTGGAGAGCGCAGGAATATTGATCAGACCGTGGAGCGCGCAGTAGAAAATGTCAAACAGGAGAGCCAGAGCCAGGCCAACCAACTGACATCCGTTCTGGACAAACTGCAGGGCGAGCTTGATCAGCTCAAGCAACGCGGCAGTGGGTACGATGACATTCCTCTGGGGCTGGGACTGGAAGGTAACGGGCTGGGGGCTGAATCGATCAGTCCTGGCAAAGCCGACGAGCTCGTCTGGCATTCGCCGCTCGACACCATTGCAACCGACCGCTCCGGTAACAGGAAGGAACCGTCAGCATTCCCCAGCTCGTTCTCGAGCCTGAGCGGTTCTCTCGCTGATCTCGACGACAACCCCATCTCCGACTCACAGCGCAGCCTGAGGGCCAACCTGAAAGGAGAGCGGGACATTGGCGAGGCAACACCACGCTTCACCATCCCGGAGAACTCGACACTCATGGGATCGGTGGCCATGACGGCGATGATTGGACGTGTGCCGATTCAAGGCTCGGTGACCGACCCCTACCCTTTCAAGGTGCTGATCGGCGCCGACAATCTGATTTCCAACGGCATCGAACTCCCCGACGTAGAGTCTGCTGTCGTATCCGGTACTGCCACCGGCGACTGGACGCTGTCATGCGTGAGCGGTGCCATCAACAGCATCACTTTCACATTCCAGGATGGCCGTGTACGCACTGTACCGGCACCACAAGCTGTGGCGAGCGGACAATCCAACAGCAGTCAACGCAGCACGATCGGCTGGATCTCAGATCCTTATGGCGTGCCGTGCATCGCAGGCACTCGTAAGTCCAACGCCAGTCAGTTCATTGCCAGCCAGTTCCTGATGGGCGGACTGGCAGCCGCTGGCGAGGCGTACGCTAATCAAGAGACCACCACGACTGCGGACTCCTCAGGATCTTCCTCTGCAGTAACCGGAAACCTGGGCAATTACATCCTGGGTAAAGCCGGCGCCGGCGGCATGGAGGACGTGCGGAAGTGGGCGATGGAGCGCTATGGCCAGACCTTCGACGCCGTCTACGTCCCACCGGGCCAAGAGGTGGCGATTCATATCACGAGCCAAATCCCAATCGACTACGAACTCAACGGACGAAAGGTGAAGTATGAAAGCAGCCAGTCTGCCCTTCTGGATCTTGATTAG
- a CDS encoding integrating conjugative element protein: MKTNFINYAGLWVVLSLHSLPAMALMDAGVSVNDTGVGATVSDDLYYKIGGAEVATRSSSRMNTIGFGIGAEWEGFQMCSKLDLEATVANQLNGLSNGFKSMMSEIMQGATAAIGSLPALIIKRANPDLYDLLNNGVLQARVDFDKGQLNCQRFTEIMEGAMSGTGWDRMAALKAWQEKIGEMRGDAVAVQEEVAKESGNKGVPWVGGETRGGRGQAPVSITKDTVIAGYNILNGRHQADDLSPVPSSSCTGELCRHWPTPEDAAAFMTRVVGEQLVRTCEGCEKSKTTAGVGLMPLIAEEQEKIQVALEDLVTKRAPINDENLDKASGGSMRTNRTLIEALQRDPDQNVLIQRLSGEMALVRVLELAVSVSRAMLAGMKEPNIANVSEAMATNDRSLSMLEREINMIKLELDLRNSIANNTAVTILERRAGRREAGKPIDQYDPVINRPAQTDESRGQ, from the coding sequence ATGAAGACTAATTTCATCAATTACGCTGGCCTTTGGGTTGTACTTTCACTTCATTCGCTACCAGCAATGGCGCTCATGGACGCAGGGGTCAGCGTGAATGATACGGGTGTCGGTGCAACAGTATCTGATGACTTGTATTACAAGATCGGAGGTGCGGAAGTAGCGACTCGCTCATCCAGCCGCATGAATACCATTGGGTTTGGTATTGGTGCAGAGTGGGAAGGCTTCCAGATGTGTAGCAAACTGGATTTGGAGGCCACTGTTGCTAACCAGTTGAATGGTTTGTCCAATGGCTTCAAAAGCATGATGTCCGAAATCATGCAGGGAGCCACTGCAGCAATAGGCTCATTACCTGCACTCATCATTAAGCGCGCCAACCCAGATCTCTATGACCTATTAAATAACGGGGTTCTACAAGCCCGAGTTGATTTTGATAAGGGTCAGCTCAACTGCCAGCGCTTCACCGAGATCATGGAAGGGGCCATGTCTGGTACGGGCTGGGACAGAATGGCAGCGCTGAAAGCCTGGCAAGAAAAGATTGGAGAGATGCGTGGCGATGCAGTGGCCGTTCAAGAAGAAGTGGCCAAGGAGTCGGGCAACAAGGGTGTCCCGTGGGTCGGTGGCGAAACACGCGGTGGCCGTGGTCAGGCTCCCGTTTCCATCACCAAGGATACGGTGATCGCCGGCTACAACATTCTGAATGGACGTCATCAGGCCGACGATCTCTCACCCGTTCCATCCAGCTCGTGCACCGGCGAGCTATGCCGGCATTGGCCTACTCCCGAGGATGCCGCCGCGTTCATGACTCGAGTGGTCGGCGAGCAGCTCGTTCGTACCTGCGAAGGATGCGAGAAATCCAAGACCACCGCTGGCGTTGGGCTGATGCCTCTTATCGCGGAAGAGCAAGAGAAGATTCAGGTCGCTCTTGAGGACTTGGTCACCAAACGTGCGCCAATCAACGACGAGAACCTGGACAAGGCAAGTGGTGGGTCGATGCGTACTAATCGAACGCTCATCGAAGCGCTGCAGCGAGATCCAGACCAGAACGTACTGATTCAGCGTCTATCAGGCGAGATGGCCCTGGTTCGTGTTCTGGAGCTAGCGGTATCGGTCAGTCGGGCGATGCTCGCCGGCATGAAGGAGCCCAACATCGCGAATGTATCGGAAGCGATGGCGACCAACGATCGCAGCCTCTCCATGCTCGAGCGCGAGATCAACATGATCAAGCTGGAGCTCGACCTGCGCAACAGCATCGCCAACAACACTGCGGTGACCATCCTAGAGCGACGTGCTGGCCGACGCGAAGCAGGCAAGCCTATTGATCAATATGACCCAGTCATAAATCGTCCGGCCCAGACAGATGAGTCGAGGGGCCAGTAA
- a CDS encoding TIGR03751 family conjugal transfer lipoprotein, with protein sequence MKAASLPFWILISLALSGCSTTSEEMLPRGDKTMMDLWNSSGHGTKQQFADARASLRRPLTDQQMQQYPAEQEAYTRSAQNEIYNLFPRLPNPDLVMYVYPHLVGNEPAPVPGYSTVFPFFSRVQYAMPGERTEDY encoded by the coding sequence ATGAAAGCAGCCAGTCTGCCCTTCTGGATCTTGATTAGCCTGGCTCTGTCGGGCTGCTCAACCACCTCCGAGGAGATGTTGCCGCGCGGCGATAAAACCATGATGGATCTCTGGAACAGCAGCGGCCACGGCACTAAGCAACAATTCGCCGACGCGCGCGCCTCACTGCGCCGGCCTCTTACAGACCAACAGATGCAGCAGTATCCCGCCGAGCAAGAAGCCTATACGCGCTCGGCCCAGAACGAGATCTACAACCTGTTCCCAAGGTTACCGAACCCTGACCTGGTGATGTACGTGTACCCGCACCTGGTCGGCAACGAGCCGGCGCCAGTCCCTGGATATTCAACCGTTTTTCCCTTCTTCTCTAGGGTGCAATACGCCATGCCAGGTGAGCGCACGGAGGATTACTGA
- a CDS encoding TIGR03757 family integrating conjugative element protein, translating into MHANRTHLIPTLMLGLLFPPTVAQAAPDQVIVYTTSDIHLSGVPADAKIISLDRVQVLEEQISHGLSANPQQAQAQINQLMGSSRWLKFKDEIKEANRGLQQAWAVKIDKLPAVTVNDSHVVYGQPNVAVALEMIRKARGL; encoded by the coding sequence ATGCATGCGAATCGAACTCACCTGATCCCTACGCTAATGCTGGGGTTGCTTTTCCCTCCCACAGTGGCCCAGGCCGCCCCAGACCAGGTCATTGTCTACACCACCAGTGATATTCACCTCAGCGGAGTCCCTGCCGACGCCAAGATCATTTCCCTGGATCGTGTGCAGGTGCTGGAGGAGCAGATCTCGCACGGACTATCTGCCAATCCACAGCAAGCGCAGGCGCAGATCAATCAGCTAATGGGAAGCTCGCGTTGGCTCAAATTCAAAGACGAGATCAAAGAGGCCAACAGAGGTTTACAGCAAGCCTGGGCCGTGAAGATCGACAAGCTCCCCGCCGTCACCGTCAATGACAGTCACGTCGTTTATGGCCAGCCCAACGTCGCTGTCGCCCTGGAGATGATCCGTAAAGCGAGGGGGCTGTGA
- a CDS encoding PFL_4703 family integrating conjugative element protein, with the protein MSRYKRALDERDSHIKTLRIGCGILIGFCLLLAYGWYSAPKNLTVHNPPDLRSGSTREWWVVPPSTVYSFAYYIFQQLNRWQTDGSIEYEQNIYNLQALLTPSCRAFLEADASRRKAANELLKRERSVYEIPGRGFKNSRVDVEGRDSWVVYLDLVTDEHYMAEPVKSTLVRYPIRVVRNDVDPELNPWGLQLDCYAEVPQLLSVVREGEQ; encoded by the coding sequence ATGAGTCGGTACAAACGTGCTCTGGATGAGCGAGATTCACATATCAAAACACTCCGCATTGGGTGCGGGATCCTCATCGGCTTTTGCCTGTTGCTCGCCTATGGGTGGTACTCCGCCCCGAAGAACCTGACCGTACACAATCCACCAGACCTTCGCTCTGGCAGCACCAGAGAGTGGTGGGTTGTTCCACCGAGCACTGTCTATTCGTTCGCCTATTACATCTTCCAGCAGCTCAACCGCTGGCAAACAGATGGCTCTATCGAATACGAGCAGAACATCTACAACCTGCAGGCGCTGCTGACTCCATCCTGCCGGGCATTTCTTGAAGCAGACGCGAGCAGGCGCAAGGCCGCGAATGAGCTGCTCAAGCGTGAGCGATCCGTGTACGAGATTCCCGGACGGGGATTCAAGAACAGCCGAGTCGATGTCGAGGGGAGAGACAGTTGGGTGGTCTATCTGGATCTGGTGACCGACGAACACTACATGGCTGAGCCCGTTAAGAGCACGCTCGTTCGCTACCCTATCCGTGTCGTGCGCAATGACGTCGATCCAGAACTGAACCCTTGGGGGTTGCAACTGGACTGCTATGCCGAAGTGCCTCAACTACTGAGTGTGGTGCGGGAGGGCGAGCAGTGA
- a CDS encoding conjugative transfer ATPase: MLQKLLSFAGFPTVSRTPTPARRLFADPGQPTRPLMQSDVDAMYKPLPSFASQLPWVEYLKDEQAILLSDGISVGAAFDVGTIPTEGRGEAWLEQVRDVIEDALQDSFNEKEDSPWVVQFYCQDSDDFRDYLEALKAHIKPEILDSEFTQSFLEQTRRHMQAIAKEGGLFKDEMVTRTPWRGTIRKARIVVYRWIPKGEGVDLYDMSPLEALNDACARLTASLAGAGIPITRMSKRQFHRWMLPWFNPAPDAGDPQAWYDLVDKSHLAAEEAPPPGSLPIPEDDLAESLLFTSPKSLPEIGWAFDGIYHQIVTVERLRKQPSPGHFTGEVKRGDAINALFDLMPDGSILAITMLVTPQDVLEEHLAQLSKKSIGENLESELTARDCAEARQYLGERHKLYRGSISVYIKGHTREELRRRRRQVVNALQQANLEPTAEADEVAPCSSYLRWLPMAFNPMDDKYNWYSKFMFVQHIAGFVPLYGRSRGTGTPGLTFFNRGGEPLCFDPTSKHDRQANGHLLLLGPTGAGKSATLVKLMMELMAILRPRMFVIEAGNSFGLLADDMARKGLTVNRITIKPGGLDHNGHQLSLNPFAEAWKLLELAKVELDEPELDDADELAADDDDAQRDLMGEMEIAARLMITGGEPKEIEAMTRADRSMIRTAIFNAAMATRELGVQTLPSHVRDALFGLSRDEDKPERRRDRAAEMAESMNLFCQGFEGELFDRPSAPWPDADFTLVDLATFAREGYDGQMAITYISLLNRANNIAEREQHAGRPLIALTDEGHITTTNQLVAPYAVKITKMWRKLGAWYWIATQNLADFPDIAEKMLNMIEWWLCLTMPPAEVEQIARFKRLTDAQKELLLSATKEPRKYTEGVVLSKRVEALFRVVPPSIYLALGMTENEEKAERRELMREHGVSEVEAAYMVANKIDLVRGIKPHDQVEA; this comes from the coding sequence ATGCTGCAGAAACTGCTGTCGTTTGCTGGTTTTCCAACAGTCTCTCGTACACCGACGCCAGCGCGAAGGCTCTTTGCCGATCCCGGCCAGCCCACTCGCCCCTTGATGCAGTCTGACGTCGACGCGATGTACAAACCGCTGCCCAGCTTTGCCTCCCAACTGCCATGGGTCGAATACCTCAAGGACGAGCAGGCGATCCTGCTGAGCGATGGTATCTCTGTCGGCGCCGCATTCGATGTAGGGACGATCCCCACCGAGGGGCGCGGCGAAGCCTGGTTGGAGCAGGTTCGCGACGTCATAGAAGATGCCCTGCAGGACAGCTTCAACGAGAAAGAGGACAGCCCCTGGGTCGTGCAGTTTTACTGCCAGGACAGTGACGACTTTCGGGACTACCTGGAAGCGTTAAAGGCTCACATCAAACCGGAAATCCTGGATAGCGAGTTCACCCAAAGCTTTCTGGAGCAGACACGAAGGCACATGCAGGCGATCGCCAAAGAAGGTGGATTGTTCAAAGACGAAATGGTGACCCGCACGCCCTGGCGAGGAACCATCCGCAAGGCACGCATCGTGGTGTACCGCTGGATACCCAAAGGCGAGGGAGTTGATCTCTACGATATGTCCCCACTGGAGGCCCTGAATGATGCCTGTGCGCGACTGACTGCATCTCTGGCAGGTGCCGGAATACCAATAACACGCATGTCGAAGCGACAGTTTCATCGCTGGATGTTGCCCTGGTTCAACCCCGCCCCGGATGCTGGTGATCCACAGGCCTGGTATGACCTGGTCGACAAGAGCCACCTGGCGGCTGAAGAAGCACCGCCCCCGGGCTCACTCCCGATACCTGAAGATGATCTAGCTGAGTCCCTGCTTTTCACCTCGCCCAAGTCACTGCCAGAGATAGGCTGGGCGTTTGATGGCATCTACCACCAGATCGTGACGGTAGAGCGGCTGCGCAAGCAGCCTAGCCCCGGCCATTTCACGGGTGAGGTAAAGCGTGGCGATGCAATCAACGCGCTGTTCGACCTCATGCCAGATGGCTCCATCTTGGCCATCACCATGCTGGTCACTCCTCAGGACGTGCTCGAGGAGCACCTGGCCCAGCTCTCGAAGAAGTCGATCGGGGAGAACCTTGAGTCGGAGCTCACCGCTCGGGACTGCGCTGAAGCACGTCAGTATCTTGGGGAGCGCCACAAGCTCTACCGAGGCAGTATTTCGGTATACATCAAGGGGCATACGCGCGAGGAGTTACGCCGGCGCCGCCGACAGGTTGTCAACGCTCTGCAGCAGGCCAACCTGGAGCCCACCGCTGAAGCAGACGAAGTCGCTCCCTGCAGCAGCTACCTACGCTGGCTCCCCATGGCATTCAATCCCATGGACGACAAGTACAACTGGTATTCCAAGTTCATGTTCGTCCAGCACATTGCTGGATTTGTGCCCCTATATGGCCGTTCGAGAGGAACTGGCACCCCGGGGCTGACATTCTTCAATCGTGGCGGGGAACCGCTGTGCTTTGACCCAACCAGCAAGCATGACCGGCAAGCCAACGGCCACTTACTCCTTCTGGGGCCAACTGGCGCCGGTAAATCTGCCACGCTGGTCAAGCTGATGATGGAGCTGATGGCCATACTCCGGCCGCGCATGTTCGTGATCGAGGCCGGCAATAGCTTCGGGCTGCTAGCCGATGATATGGCCAGGAAAGGCCTCACAGTGAACAGGATCACCATCAAGCCGGGCGGACTTGATCACAACGGTCATCAGTTGAGCCTGAATCCATTCGCCGAAGCCTGGAAGCTGCTGGAACTGGCGAAGGTCGAGCTCGACGAACCAGAGTTGGATGATGCCGATGAACTCGCAGCGGATGATGACGACGCGCAGCGTGATCTCATGGGGGAGATGGAAATTGCTGCGCGCCTCATGATCACCGGCGGCGAGCCTAAAGAGATCGAGGCGATGACGCGCGCTGACCGGAGCATGATTCGCACGGCCATTTTCAATGCTGCAATGGCCACGCGTGAACTCGGTGTGCAGACACTGCCTTCGCACGTTCGCGACGCCCTCTTCGGGTTGTCACGCGATGAGGACAAGCCAGAACGCCGAAGAGATCGGGCAGCAGAAATGGCTGAGTCGATGAATCTGTTCTGCCAGGGGTTTGAAGGCGAGCTGTTCGACCGGCCATCGGCGCCTTGGCCGGACGCCGACTTCACACTGGTTGACCTGGCGACCTTTGCGCGCGAGGGCTACGACGGCCAGATGGCCATCACCTACATTTCCCTTCTGAACCGAGCCAACAACATTGCCGAACGGGAACAGCATGCTGGTCGCCCCCTGATCGCGCTGACCGACGAAGGACACATCACAACGACGAACCAGCTAGTGGCTCCCTATGCGGTCAAAATCACCAAGATGTGGCGCAAGCTTGGGGCCTGGTACTGGATTGCCACTCAGAACCTGGCGGACTTCCCGGACATCGCGGAGAAAATGCTCAACATGATCGAGTGGTGGCTGTGCCTGACTATGCCGCCTGCAGAAGTGGAACAGATCGCACGCTTCAAGCGCCTGACAGATGCGCAGAAGGAGTTGCTGCTCTCGGCCACCAAGGAGCCTCGCAAATACACCGAAGGGGTCGTGCTTTCAAAACGGGTCGAAGCGCTGTTTCGGGTCGTACCGCCGAGCATCTACCTGGCTCTGGGTATGACTGAGAATGAAGAGAAGGCAGAGCGTCGTGAGCTCATGCGTGAGCACGGTGTATCAGAGGTTGAGGCCGCCTATATGGTTGCCAACAAAATCGACCTTGTTAGAGGAATCAAACCTCATGACCAGGTAGAAGCCTGA